In Macadamia integrifolia cultivar HAES 741 unplaced genomic scaffold, SCU_Mint_v3 scaffold3677, whole genome shotgun sequence, the genomic window TTACAATGACAAAGAATAAATCCACCTTGAGAGTTGGCTTAGCTCTTGCCGGTGAAATGACTGCAGTGAATTGAAATCTAACTTAGCAAGCTTCAACAGAGTCTCATTCCTTGTCTTAACTTCTTGATAAATAGAGATGTAATGCCTAGCTTTTAATCTTGGCATGCCCTTGCGGAGGGGTTGTTTCAATGCATGCATCACTTGTGTTGCAAGAGGAGGCTTTAAATCAGTAACTAAAGATTTAAGTTGAGTGGTTGTGAACACCAAGGCTTCATCTAGAATGTCTTTTCCATGTACCCTAAGAAATGTAGCTTCATACAAACATAGCATGCCAGGCACATCTTTAATTAAGTCCTCCTTGAACCTGCCTTTACTATCCTTGAACCTATTGAAAGCATCTGCAATATCACCTCTCAAAGGTGGAGGACACATTATACTGAGATGGATGACCATAGACATATCGACAAGGTATAAAGCAAGGATGAGAAATTAAGGACTTACTGCATGAGACATTATACCCTTGTTGTCTCAGTAATCGAAACCATAAAGCGATGGTGTAAAGATGGCTGTAGCCATCTAAACCATCATCAGGGAGGGTATCCTGCATCTTCTCTAGCAACTCTTCTATCTCTTCTTCAAAGTGGTATGCCACACCAAGCCGTTGTAATGAATCAATCAAGTTCAATTTCTTTGAAGGATCATTGGCATCAGCCATTAGCATCCTCCTTACTTCTTCTTTCAACTCTTCAACTTGCTCAGGACAAGCTTCGTATACCTGCAATTAAGTGTGCTTTTGTTTTTACTAGTACAAGAACcaaaaaatttgaactatacctcccctctctctcacaAAAGGGTATTTGTAAACTTGAAGGGGAAATGAGCCCAGGTAGTAGAAAAGTTACCATATCATCAGGAGCATAATTGAGGAATTGATCACCCCAAATGCTAGGATCGAAATTCACCAACGGACGAATGATAtctgtttttccattttgaaCCAAATGCTGATGGCCGATAGGAGCAACAGAAAGAAGGGAAGACATCTTTCTAAAGGGCTAGCTATGATACCTGTTTTTGCTTGAATAATTAAAGCAATTGTGGGATACAAAGTACTTGTGTGATATAATATTTATAGGATGGGGGAGGGCTCCCTCTATCTGTGCCCATGTGCAGTTTCAGGCAGTGAAAGGGACTATTATTGAAACCTGTTTTAAGGGGGGAGAGGCACTATCTTATTGTTATTTTTACttgtatttaatttcatttttttaattattaaacaGACCATTTGTGCTCTCCTGTTCACCCTTTTCCTCTTTTAATTTTGCCATTAATTATCGATGGTATCAATCACTAAACAATAATGGCAAAACCTTGGGCGTCAACCCATTCGTTcgaacattttttattttttttctatttttttataactGAGATAATTAAGCACAAAactaaaaagaattttttatctttcttctttgtgttttctatattatattatatatattgaagcATTCTAAACATGACTGTTAAAacgattgttttttttttcttttttatgccAGCTAGCCACGTTATCTCTTTTCCACACGTGGGTTAAGGTAGGAGGATAGGTGGGCCCACTAATAATTTCTTATCCTCTGAATTtagggtagaaatcgtctgaaattcccATCTGGTGCAATTTCATGCAATACCACCCCAAGCGATTGACACGTGTAATATTCTGTATCCACGGTTCAGATTAATCTACCATAAACCAGTGAAAAAACCGGCTTCAACCAAATCATTAGAGAACAAACCGGTTCGGTTCAccttttttaaataaaagctGTAATTCgttccgtctctctctctctctctctctctctctctctcgattctctccgtctctcggcctctctctctctcgatctcgactctccctctcggttcTCTGCAAGCCCTAACCCTGATTGGTCGAGGATATCAGGAACTCAATCATCGCTACATTTATGATTCATTACCTCTACCCACCAGTCTACCACATCGCATTGCATATTTGCGCGAATCCATACAAATTAGGAAGaaaggaaattaaaagaaatgcATAAATTAAAGGTTTCTCCAGTGGTACAATCACCATATCCACAATTAATAGCAGAAACTGTTGGCCATTAAGAATAAGGAAGACAGAAGAACCTCTAAGACGAATTGAAAACAGACAATCACACTTAACCtaacaatggaagaagaaagtCAACATCAAATTTCTTTGTATCTTTGAAGGTTCCAACACAAATTGAACCAATTCTCCTCCTTaatctaaaactaaaagaaaaaaagaagtttttaGATTGTGCACTGCTGTGCAGCGGAGGCATTGGGACTACCCTATCTGAGCCCGTACCTGGACTCAGTGGGAACTAATTTCAGGAAGGGGGCGAACTTCGCAGTAGGAGGAGCGTCAATCCGGCAAGGAGGTTACAGTCCCTTCCATCTCGACATCCAGATCTCTCAGTTCCAACAGTTCAAAGCTCGATCTCTACAACTCCTCTCTTCTGGTAAATTAATCTCTCATTCACCTCTTTCAACTTAAATTTGGTaatcaaattcctcttctttcaAACGCAGATTACAAGAATCATCTGCCAAGACCAGAGGATTTCTCCAAGGCACTGTACACCTTCGATATCGGCCAGAACGATTTCTCCTTCGGGTTTCAACACACGTCAGAAGAACAAGTTCGAGCTTCAGTTCCTGATATCCTCGATCAATCAGGGTTAGGGTTTGCAGAgaaccgagagggagagtcgaggtCGAGAGAGAGACgctgagagacagagagaatcgagagagagagagagagagaaagagggaacgAATTACAACTTTTATTTCGAAAAGATGAATCGAATGGGTTTGTTCCGGTTTGAAGCCGGTTTTTTCACTGGTTTATGGTAGATTAATCTGAACTCTGGATATAGAATATTACACGTGTCAGCTGCTAGGGGTGGTATTGCATTGAATTGCACCAGATgggaatttcagacgatttctacccttAGCTGGGACTCATTTATTGGCTGCGTTAAAGAAAAGCGTCGAATCAAGGTTCGTGGCCATGGAAGGATGTATAAGCATCTTTAATGTGGGATAGCATGGTCTTTTCACATTC contains:
- the LOC122068285 gene encoding valencene synthase-like → MSSLLSVAPIGHQHLVQNGKTDIIRPLVNFDPSIWGDQFLNYAPDDMVYEACPEQVEELKEEVRRMLMADANDPSKKLNLIDSLQRLGVAYHFEEEIEELLEKMQDTLPDDGLDGYSHLYTIALWFRLLRQQGYNVSCNAFNRFKDSKGRFKEDLIKDVPGMLCLYEATFLRVHGKDILDEALVFTTTQLKSLVTDLKPPLATQVMHALKQPLRKGMPRLKARHYISIYQEVKTRNETLLKLAKLDFNSLQSFHRQELSQLS